A window of the Apostichopus japonicus isolate 1M-3 chromosome 8, ASM3797524v1, whole genome shotgun sequence genome harbors these coding sequences:
- the LOC139971185 gene encoding tryptophan--tRNA ligase, cytoplasmic-like, which produces MTRDVAPRLGYPKPALIHSTFFPALQGAQSKMSASDPTSSIFLTDTQKQIKTKINKYAFSGGGTSVEEHREKGGNCESDVSYQYLTFFLEDDEKLEQIRQDYSSGKLLTGEIKKELVTILQKLVAKHQERRKDVTLEVVKSYMTPRPLNEKKDK; this is translated from the exons ATGACAAGAGATGTTGCTCCAAGGTTGGGATACCCTAAGCCAGCTCTCATCCATTCAACTTTCTTTCCCGCTCTCCAAGGAGCTCAGAGCAAGATGAGTGCCAGTGATCCAACGTCATCCATATTCCTAACAGATACACAGAAACAAATCAAAACCAAG ATCAACAAATACGCCTTCTCTGGGGGTGGCACCAGCGTTGAGGAACACAGAGAGAAGGGCGGAAACTGTGAATCAGACGTCTCATACCAGTATCTCACCTTCTTTCTGGAAGATGATGAGAAATTGGAACAGATTCGCCAG GATTACAGTTCTGGTAAATTACTGACTGGAGAGATCAAGAAAGAACTTGTCACAATCCTACAGAAACTTGTTGCCAAACATCAAGAAAGACGAAAGGATGTGACACTTGAAGTGGTGAAATCATATATGACGCCCAGGCCTTTGAATGAGAAGAAGGATAAGTAG